From the Gemmatimonadota bacterium genome, the window CGCGTCCGTCGGTCCCACCTTCTCGATCCGGTCCTGCAGCGCGCGCAGCACCTTGGCCTGCGCGGCCTGGCTCTTGTCGCCCACCTCGTCCAGGTAGAGCGTGCCGCTGTGCGCCTGCTCGAACTTGCCGGTCCGGTCAGCGTGCGCGCCGGTGAACGAGCCCTTGACGTGACCGAACAGCTCGCTCTCGATCAGCTCGGCCGGGATGGCGGCGCAGTTCACCTCGACGAACGGTGCGTCCGCCCGCGCTGACAGCCGGTGCAGCGCCCGCGCCACCAGCTCCTTGCCCGTGCCGTTCTCACCCGTGATGAGGACGCGCGCGTCCGTCGGTCCCACCTTCTCGATCCGGTCCAGCAGCGCCCGGATCGCGAAGCTCGAGCCCACGATCTCGTAGCGGCTCTCGAACTCGCCCCGCAGTCGCGCGTTTTCGAGCTCGAGCCCGCGTTGCAGCAACGCGTTGCGGATGGTGAGCAGCAGCCGGTCGGTATCGAGCGGCTTCTCGAGGAAATCGTAGGCGCCGCGGCGGGTCGCGTCGACCGCCGTCTCGATGGTGCCGTGCCCGCTGATCATGACCACCAGCGCGCCGGGATCCTGCTCGCGCAGCCGACCGAGCACCTCCAGTCCATCCATGCGCGCCATCTTCACATCCAGGAACGTCAGGTCGGGCCGGAACTCCTGGTAAATGGAGAGCGCTTCCCCGCCGCCGGCGGCAGTGCGGACCTCGTGCCCGTCATACTCGAGGACCTGGCGCAGCACCCGCCGGATCCCTTCCTCGTCATCCACCACCAGGATACGCGCCACGGCCGTCTCCTCAGTTGGCGCGGCCGCGGCCACGCCAGGTGAGCAGGATCAGCGAGTCGCCGCGTACGTAGGCGGTCGCGGCGCCGGGCGGGAGTGGTATCTCGAGCGCGTCGGGCGGCAGGCCGGCCACTTCACGCCGGCCCAGGCTGCGCAGGATGCCAGGGAAGAGGCGACGCGGCACCGGCACACGCGCGGCGTGCAGCTCGTCCACGGCCAGGGCTACCCGCCCGCTGTCCAGAGGAATGAGCTGCCCGTTCACGGTCAACTCGGTCGTATCCGGCAGGAACGCCAGCACCTCGCCCGCGCTCGCCAGCCGCGGAAAGTGCTCGGTGGGGACGCGCGCCCGCAGCCGTACGCGCCCGTCCTCGAGGTCAATGGAGGGCGAGAGCACGTACTCGGGCAGCATGCCGTCCGGCCCGTACTCGAGCAGGCTTTGCACCTCCGTCTCGGTCAGCACGACGCGCTCCGGCGCATCCGGCTGCTCGAGGCGCACGACCTTGGATTCGGCGAGATCAGCCAGCTCCTGACTGGGCACGGCGGGCCCGCCCTCGCGCGAGGCGCGCAGCTCACCCCAGGCGGCGCGCAGCGGCTCGCGGAAGTACCAGGCGAGGAAGAGGGCGGCGACGAGGAGGACGAGCAGCAGCAGCCGCTTCAGGCATCCGCCCAGCAGCGGGATCATGGCCGTCTCCCTCCCTGAGCGCGGGCGCCGCCTGCGGGGCGGGCGTCCTCCGCGCCGCCGGCCAGCGGCGCGGCCG encodes:
- a CDS encoding sigma-54-dependent Fis family transcriptional regulator; amino-acid sequence: MARILVVDDEEGIRRVLRQVLEYDGHEVRTAAGGGEALSIYQEFRPDLTFLDVKMARMDGLEVLGRLREQDPGALVVMISGHGTIETAVDATRRGAYDFLEKPLDTDRLLLTIRNALLQRGLELENARLRGEFESRYEIVGSSFAIRALLDRIEKVGPTDARVLITGENGTGKELVARALHRLSARADAPFVEVNCAAIPAELIESELFGHVKGSFTGAHADRTGKFEQAHSGTLYLDEVGDKSQAAQAKVLRALQDRIEKVGPTDA